The segment gaatatGTAAATGGAAGTAAAGATAACACGAAAAATTCGAATAATGGTAGAGATAgatttaattataattattattctaATAAAGGTTTTTATTACACCCAGATTAAATATGCTTCAGGATTTGTTATTGGTTTAATTATTTGTTCTAGTGttggatatatatttagaaaagaaattaatatCAGTGAAGTTGATTTTAATGGAAATGTTCAAGATTTCCATTTTATTAAAGCAAATAATCTGAGAGATAAGGATGAAATAGTTGAAGCACCATTTAATGCaaatgattatatttaaaataaatattctttataaattacaagaataataatacatcAGTAAATTtgatgtatatatataatccgattttgatatatatataaaaatgtgtatatatatatatatatatatatatatatttatatttatattatttaaaaagttattattatttttattattattattatttttttatttttttttttttatatgtatatatagttattagatatatatatatatatatatatatatatatatataacttaataaaaagaaagataTATGCTAAGTGCTAAAACACATATAACAGGTAGGGGGCATGTAGGACATATTACATATGTGATAACACAggatattataataaatattactTTAAAAGttgattttatttttttatataattttatgtgttttgattttttaattaattgttcatataatgttttgtatttaatataatctATTCTATATGTATTCATTTTATCTAATTCATCATTAGTCATAATGTGATATTTTTGTTCTATATAAGAATCTATATAATCTTTAAATTCTtgtgatatattattattagttTGATTCAAATCTGATAAGGCTCTAAAGAATGCTTCATTATGGcatgtaatatttttatgttctTCGGAAGTGAACGTCATAATTTGTTGTTCATCTGATAATGGATCGAAATATGTTTGTTCATTGTTCGTATTATGAATCTGTGTTGAATTAAATGTACCTAACGATTGTTCGTTGTTCTTTTCGtatgtataaatatcattaaaattattattgtatGGAGAATAAttgaaattattaatttgaTGAATGTCATTAGTAGGATTAATATCATTTGAATTATATGGATGATTAAATTGTTGATTATCATtgaaataattaaattcATGAGGAATAGTATtatgatatttatatttttcattttgatCCTTATAATGATGATCATATGATTCTATATTCCTTTGTTCATTGTGTTCTTTTATTGTATCATCTCTATTTATAgatgatatatattcttctgtttgatacattttatattttgttaatatttcttttagacgtttttctaatttatgttttttcTCATCTTGATCTTCGTTTTGTGGATTGATATCCTCATCAATTTTTAATAAggatttattttttgtcGTTAAACATTTATGTTCTTCTAAAATTCTAGAAGTTTTTGAATTCTTTATACCTCTTTGATTAAATATTCTGTTGGTATGTTGTCTAAAGATGTCctaaatatttcaaaaaaaaaaaaaaaaataaaataaaatatatatatatatatatatataaat is part of the Plasmodium reichenowi strain SY57 chromosome 12, whole genome shotgun sequence genome and harbors:
- a CDS encoding putative exported protein (Plasmodium exported protein, unknown function), which gives rise to MNKTTSPLLNFVYPCLQKYKKNHCLGREHKIKKGLFQKYKNSSWFFCIVLKFLLLFCVFFPTKNDIFRQHTNRIFNQRGIKNSKTSRILEEHKCLTTKNKSLLKIDEDINPQNEDQDEKKHKLEKRLKEILTKYKMYQTEEYISSINRDDTIKEHNEQRNIESYDHHYKDQNEKYKYHNTIPHEFNYFNDNQQFNHPYNSNDINPTNDIHQINNFNYSPYNNNFNDIYTYEKNNEQSLGTFNSTQIHNTNNEQTYFDPLSDEQQIMTFTSEEHKNITCHNEAFFRALSDLNQTNNNISQEFKDYIDSYIEQKYHIMTNDELDKMNTYRIDYIKYKTLYEQLIKKSKHIKLYKKIKSTFKVIFIIISCVITYVICPTCPLPVICVLALSIYLSFY